The following coding sequences are from one Prochlorococcus marinus CUG1438 window:
- a CDS encoding GNAT family N-acetyltransferase produces the protein MKEISLIKHAKGALGLRVFGLGPNLNPTNGLIKLQKLLDNNAFWAKNRTLNDLKKCLANSDVIISLWVGKEIVGFGRALTDGIYRGVLWDIVIDQDHQGKGFGTLILKNLLSSKKIKNTKKIYLMTTNKKLFYSQFDFEEVNSQNLLIREI, from the coding sequence ATGAAAGAAATATCTCTAATCAAACATGCCAAAGGAGCTTTGGGGTTAAGGGTTTTTGGATTAGGTCCTAATCTTAATCCAACCAATGGATTAATTAAACTACAAAAATTACTTGATAACAATGCTTTCTGGGCAAAAAATAGAACACTTAATGATCTAAAAAAATGTCTTGCTAACAGTGATGTCATAATCAGTCTTTGGGTTGGTAAGGAAATAGTTGGTTTTGGCAGAGCTTTAACCGATGGGATTTACCGCGGAGTGCTATGGGATATTGTTATAGATCAAGATCACCAAGGCAAGGGGTTTGGTACATTAATTTTAAAAAATCTTTTATCATCTAAGAAAATTAAAAATACAAAAAAAATATATTTAATGACAACAAATAAAAAATTGTTTTATTCTCAATTCGATTTTGAAGAAGTTAATTCTCAAAATTTATTAATTCGTGAAATATAA
- the gyrB gene encoding DNA topoisomerase (ATP-hydrolyzing) subunit B, with protein MSEDKRSNKISNDYGAEQIQVLEGLEPVRKRPGMYIGSTGPRGLHHLVYEVVDNSVDEALAGHCDHIEIVLRADGSALIADNGRGIPTDIHPRTGKSALETVLTVLHAGGKFGSGGYKVSGGLHGVGISVVNALSEWVNVTVFRDGTEFNQRFEKGVSKGELYSQKQSTKPFKKGTTICFKPDKTIFSGGIEFEYNLLSSRLRELAYLNGGVKIVFRDERNELSDGSFKEEIYLYQGGIKEYVQYMNAEKDPIHPEIIYVDSQKENVYVEAALQWCSDVYSDNILGFANNIRTIDGGTHIEGLKTVLTRTFNNLAKKRGKRKDVEKNLAGENIREGLTVVLSVKVPDPEFEGQTKTKLGNTEVRGIVDSLIGEALTKYMEFNPGILDLILEKAIQSFNAAEAARRARELVRRKSVLESSTLPGKLADCSSRDPSETEIYIVEGDSAGGSAKQGRDRNFQAILPLRGKILNIEKTDDTKIYKNTEIQSLITALGLGIKGEEFEVSTLRYHRVVIMTDADVDGAHIRTLLLTFFYRYQRELVEGGYIYIACPPLYKVERGKNHKYCYNENQLKDTIAGFGENANYNIQRFKGLGEMMPKQLWDTTMNPQTRMMKRVEIEDALEADRIFNILMGDKVAPRREFIETHSSNLDMATLDI; from the coding sequence ATGAGCGAGGACAAAAGATCTAATAAAATCTCAAATGATTATGGTGCGGAACAGATTCAGGTTTTAGAAGGGTTGGAGCCAGTTCGTAAGCGTCCTGGTATGTATATAGGTTCAACAGGTCCAAGAGGTTTGCATCATTTGGTATATGAAGTAGTTGATAATTCAGTTGATGAAGCGCTTGCAGGACATTGTGATCATATAGAAATAGTTCTTCGAGCAGATGGATCAGCTTTAATTGCAGATAATGGACGAGGTATACCAACAGATATTCATCCAAGAACTGGGAAAAGTGCTTTAGAAACTGTCCTAACTGTTCTTCACGCGGGAGGTAAATTCGGTAGTGGTGGTTACAAAGTTTCGGGAGGTTTACATGGAGTAGGGATATCTGTAGTTAATGCTTTAAGCGAATGGGTTAATGTGACTGTTTTTAGAGATGGAACTGAGTTTAATCAAAGATTTGAAAAAGGGGTATCGAAAGGTGAATTATATTCTCAAAAGCAGTCTACAAAACCCTTCAAAAAAGGAACTACCATATGTTTCAAACCCGATAAAACAATTTTTTCTGGAGGAATCGAATTCGAATATAATCTGCTCTCATCTAGGTTACGAGAGTTAGCCTATCTGAATGGTGGTGTGAAAATTGTTTTTAGAGACGAAAGAAATGAATTGTCAGATGGTTCTTTCAAAGAAGAAATATATTTATATCAAGGAGGGATTAAAGAATATGTCCAGTACATGAATGCAGAAAAGGATCCAATTCATCCTGAAATAATTTATGTTGACTCACAGAAAGAAAATGTTTACGTAGAGGCAGCTTTACAGTGGTGTTCAGATGTATATTCAGATAACATTCTAGGTTTTGCAAATAATATTAGAACTATTGATGGAGGCACTCATATTGAAGGATTAAAAACAGTTTTAACAAGAACGTTTAATAATCTTGCTAAAAAGAGAGGCAAAAGAAAAGATGTTGAAAAAAATTTAGCTGGCGAAAATATCAGAGAGGGATTAACGGTAGTCTTATCCGTTAAAGTTCCAGATCCTGAATTTGAAGGACAAACAAAAACAAAATTAGGAAATACTGAAGTAAGAGGGATTGTTGATTCTCTTATTGGAGAAGCTCTGACAAAATACATGGAATTCAATCCTGGAATTTTAGATTTAATTCTCGAAAAAGCAATTCAATCATTTAATGCTGCAGAAGCTGCAAGAAGGGCTAGAGAATTAGTCAGAAGAAAAAGTGTTCTTGAAAGTTCAACTTTGCCTGGTAAATTAGCAGATTGTAGTTCTAGAGATCCATCAGAAACAGAAATTTATATCGTTGAGGGAGATTCTGCTGGAGGGTCTGCAAAACAAGGAAGAGATAGAAACTTCCAAGCCATTCTGCCTCTCAGGGGAAAAATTCTAAATATCGAAAAAACAGATGATACCAAAATATATAAAAATACAGAAATTCAATCATTAATAACGGCTCTTGGATTAGGAATAAAAGGAGAGGAGTTTGAAGTAAGCACTTTGAGATATCACAGAGTTGTAATTATGACGGATGCTGATGTTGATGGTGCTCATATAAGAACTTTATTATTAACATTTTTCTACAGATATCAAAGAGAACTTGTGGAAGGCGGTTATATATATATAGCTTGTCCTCCTCTTTATAAAGTTGAAAGGGGGAAGAATCATAAGTACTGCTATAACGAGAATCAATTGAAAGATACAATTGCAGGTTTTGGAGAAAATGCAAATTATAATATCCAAAGATTTAAGGGCTTAGGTGAGATGATGCCTAAACAATTGTGGGACACAACTATGAATCCTCAAACTAGGATGATGAAGAGGGTTGAAATTGAAGATGCTCTTGAAGCTGACAGAATTTTTAATATTTTAATGGGTGATAAAGTGGCACCAAGAAGAGAATTTATTGAAACTCATAGTAGCAACTTAGATATGGCAACTTTAGATATATGA
- a CDS encoding CrcB family protein: MQIKIFFYILISCYLATFFRLLINNNLIISIVGSFFVGFIFDKRLSSSSKKIIFSGFFSCFTSFSGFVYFVYKILNQGDWIKFLIFLNLIIIINIFTMYFGFWISRKIT, encoded by the coding sequence GTGCAAATAAAAATATTTTTTTATATTCTAATATCTTGTTATTTAGCAACTTTTTTTCGATTATTAATAAATAATAACTTGATTATTTCAATAGTTGGTTCATTTTTCGTTGGTTTTATTTTTGATAAAAGATTAAGCTCTTCAAGTAAAAAAATTATATTTAGTGGTTTTTTTTCTTGTTTTACATCCTTCAGTGGTTTTGTATATTTTGTTTATAAAATTCTTAATCAGGGGGACTGGATAAAATTTCTGATTTTTTTAAACTTAATAATTATAATAAATATTTTTACAATGTATTTTGGTTTTTGGATCAGTAGAAAAATTACTTAG
- the cysE gene encoding serine O-acetyltransferase, producing MLRNFKSDIDIIKERDPAARGIIEIFLCYPGFQSIVIHRFTHKLWQLKIPLIPRVLSQFNRMITGIEIHPGAKIGKGVFIDHGMGVVIGETAQIGNNCLLYQGVTLGGTGKNHGKRHPTLMENVVVGAGAKVLGSITVGSNTRIGAGSVVVRNVEGNSTVVGVPGRVVHQSGVKVNPLAHSALPDAEANVIKNLMDRIDFLENEILKLQKTLQCLVNSESVDISKLGDAQNIKDKEIIEFLGDD from the coding sequence ATACTAAGAAACTTTAAATCTGATATAGATATTATCAAAGAGAGGGATCCCGCTGCTAGGGGCATAATAGAGATTTTTCTTTGTTACCCAGGCTTTCAATCAATAGTTATTCATAGGTTCACTCATAAATTATGGCAATTAAAAATACCCCTAATTCCCCGAGTTTTAAGTCAATTCAATCGAATGATTACAGGTATTGAAATCCATCCTGGGGCCAAAATTGGTAAAGGAGTTTTTATAGATCATGGGATGGGAGTAGTAATTGGTGAAACAGCTCAGATAGGAAATAATTGTTTACTTTATCAGGGAGTTACATTAGGAGGTACTGGAAAAAATCATGGAAAAAGACACCCAACATTGATGGAAAATGTTGTAGTTGGAGCAGGTGCAAAAGTTCTTGGATCAATCACTGTAGGATCTAATACCCGTATTGGTGCAGGCTCAGTAGTCGTTCGTAATGTTGAAGGGAACAGTACAGTGGTTGGAGTTCCTGGCAGAGTAGTACATCAAAGTGGAGTTAAAGTTAATCCATTAGCTCATTCCGCTTTACCAGATGCAGAAGCTAATGTGATAAAAAATTTAATGGATAGGATAGACTTTCTGGAAAATGAAATTCTCAAATTACAAAAAACTCTTCAATGTTTAGTTAATTCAGAATCTGTTGATATTTCTAAACTAGGTGACGCTCAAAATATCAAAGATAAAGAAATAATAGAATTTCTTGGTGACGATTAG
- a CDS encoding CrcB family protein, with translation MDFSSIGIILFGSTFGLILRLFLQKNLKINIGFDIQNTTIINYVASFFLGILVALNFINKDLLLLLYTGFLGSFSTFSSFIYQLFVLLRKRKFLKLFCHYFEVIVISFIFFYLGYCLIQFF, from the coding sequence TTGGATTTTTCTTCAATAGGTATTATTTTATTTGGTAGTACTTTTGGATTAATACTTAGACTATTCTTACAAAAAAATTTAAAAATAAATATAGGTTTTGATATTCAAAATACTACAATAATTAATTATGTAGCTTCTTTTTTTTTAGGAATTCTTGTAGCATTAAATTTCATTAATAAAGACCTTTTATTGTTACTTTATACAGGTTTTTTAGGCTCTTTTAGCACATTTTCATCCTTCATATATCAGCTATTCGTATTGTTAAGGAAAAGAAAATTCCTGAAGTTATTTTGTCATTATTTCGAGGTTATAGTTATTTCTTTCATTTTTTTTTATTTAGGTTATTGTCTTATTCAATTTTTTTAA
- a CDS encoding translation initiation factor IF-3 encodes MPPRPRFDRRAPVRELPNINERIKYPQLRVVDSDGKQLGVLDRLKALEIASQRELDLVLVSEKADPPVCRIMDYGKYKFEQEKKAKEARKKSHQTEVKEVKMRYKIAKHDYDVRIGQATKFLKSGDKVKCTVIFRGREIQHSNLAETLLLKMANDLEEQSEVQQKPTREGRNMIMFLSPRKTPLIKKDE; translated from the coding sequence ATGCCACCACGCCCACGTTTTGACCGCCGCGCTCCAGTTAGAGAGCTCCCAAATATTAATGAAAGAATAAAATACCCTCAACTGAGAGTTGTTGATTCAGATGGAAAACAATTAGGAGTTCTAGATAGATTGAAAGCATTAGAAATAGCTTCTCAAAGAGAGCTTGACTTGGTTTTGGTAAGCGAAAAAGCTGATCCTCCTGTTTGTAGAATCATGGACTATGGAAAATATAAATTTGAACAAGAAAAAAAAGCAAAAGAAGCAAGAAAAAAATCTCATCAAACAGAAGTTAAAGAAGTAAAAATGAGATACAAAATTGCTAAACATGATTATGACGTAAGAATAGGCCAAGCCACTAAATTTCTAAAATCGGGAGATAAAGTAAAATGCACTGTAATTTTTAGAGGTAGAGAAATTCAACACTCGAATTTAGCGGAAACACTCCTTTTAAAAATGGCTAATGATTTAGAAGAACAATCAGAAGTACAACAAAAACCAACCAGAGAAGGAAGAAACATGATTATGTTTTTAAGCCCCAGAAAAACTCCCCTAATAAAAAAAGATGAATAA
- a CDS encoding GntR family transcriptional regulator, whose protein sequence is MRFHIQQESDIPASTQLYNQICFAIAARHYPPGHRLPSTRQLAMQTGLHRNTISKVYRQLEIDGVVEAIAGSGIYVRDNLTQREFKKSVYSRDKISKPPEQEAKKAIDNFISIGCTLQETREILTNEIDWRIKCGARIIVSTPREDIGASMLIAEELSPQVNVPVEVVPMEELEKVLSSSNNGTIVTSRYFLQPLEKVAKQHGVRAIAVDLSDFQKELKFLKELNTGSCVGIVSISPGLLRAAEVIIHSMRGSELMLMTAISDNNSRLLSLLKASNHIVCDGPSLSVVENTLLKNRSQLMRLPQIICAKNYLSIETINQLKKEIGVIN, encoded by the coding sequence GTGAGATTCCATATTCAACAAGAAAGTGATATCCCTGCATCTACTCAACTGTATAATCAGATTTGCTTTGCAATAGCGGCAAGACATTACCCTCCAGGACACAGGCTTCCAAGTACTAGGCAACTTGCAATGCAGACTGGACTACATAGAAATACTATAAGCAAAGTTTACAGACAACTTGAAATAGATGGAGTTGTGGAAGCAATTGCTGGATCAGGTATCTACGTAAGAGATAACCTTACTCAAAGAGAATTCAAGAAATCTGTTTATTCAAGAGACAAAATCAGTAAGCCACCAGAACAAGAAGCGAAAAAAGCAATTGACAACTTCATAAGTATTGGTTGCACTTTACAAGAAACAAGAGAAATATTAACGAATGAAATTGATTGGCGTATAAAATGCGGAGCAAGAATTATAGTCAGTACTCCTAGAGAGGATATAGGTGCTTCAATGCTAATAGCAGAAGAACTCTCTCCACAAGTTAATGTTCCAGTAGAAGTTGTTCCTATGGAAGAATTAGAGAAAGTTTTGAGTAGCTCAAATAACGGTACCATAGTCACAAGCAGATATTTTTTACAGCCTCTAGAAAAAGTTGCCAAACAACATGGGGTTCGAGCTATTGCAGTTGACTTGAGCGACTTTCAAAAGGAATTAAAATTCCTTAAAGAATTAAATACTGGAAGTTGTGTAGGTATTGTGAGCATAAGCCCTGGTTTGTTAAGGGCAGCAGAAGTCATCATACACAGCATGCGAGGTAGTGAGTTAATGCTTATGACTGCGATCTCAGATAATAACAGTAGATTACTATCGCTTTTAAAAGCATCTAATCATATTGTATGTGACGGTCCTAGTTTATCAGTTGTAGAAAACACTTTATTAAAGAATCGCTCCCAGCTTATGAGATTACCTCAAATAATATGCGCAAAAAACTACTTGAGCATCGAAACAATCAATCAATTAAAAAAAGAAATTGGAGTTATTAATTAA
- the secA gene encoding preprotein translocase subunit SecA has translation MLKLLLGDPNTRKLKRYQPIVEEINFLEEEVSQFNDDELRKETQNLKSKISSELDIRKQKELLEDFLPKAFAIVREASKRVLDMRHFDVQLIGGMVLHECQIAEMKTGEGKTLVATLPCFLNALTGKGVHVVTVNDYLARRDAEWMGQVHRFLGLSVGLIQQDMSPVERKKNYECDITYATNSELGFDYLRDNMSTDINEVVQRKFNYCVIDEVDSILIDEARTPLIISGQVERPQEKYQKASELALALVKAKELSKDGIDPEGDYEVDEKQRSCILTDQGFAKCEEYLGVNDLYNPKDPWAHYITNALKAKELFIKDVNYIIKNDEAVIVDEFTGRVMPGRRWSDGQHQAIEAKERLKIQPETQTLASITYQNFFLLYPGLAGMTGTAKTEEVEFEKTYKLESTVIPTNQIRKRQDWSDQVFKTEIGKWKAVAKETAQIHREGRPVLVGTTSVEKSELLSSLLSEEKIPHNLLNAKPENVEREAEIVAQAGRAGAVTIATNMAGRGTDIILGGNSDYMARLKLKEILIPLLVKPDNEHKPPIPKQRNSKSKGGFSTKAGSSLKKNISHSSTSLFPCKLDEEIEKKLSLLSDQLVKNWGDRQLSVLELDDRIATAAEKAPTDDNLIKLLRESLSDVKKEYEQVLINEEKKVREAGGLHVIGTERHESRRVDNQLRGRAGRQGDLGSTRFFLSLEDNLLRIFGGDRVANLMNAFRVDEDMPIESGMLTRSLESAQKKVETYYYDIRKQVFEYDEVMNNQRKAVYSERLRVLQGIDLKRQVIGYGERTMSEIVEAYINPDLPPEEWNIDQLISKVKEFIYLLDDLKVEDINLLSIEELKNYLQEQLRISYDLKESQIEKIRPGLMREAERFFILQQIDNLWREHLQSMDSLRESVGLRGYGQKDPLIEYKNEGYDMFLEMMTNMRRNVIYSMFMFQPKIDVNEKN, from the coding sequence ATGCTAAAACTTTTGTTGGGAGATCCGAATACACGAAAGTTAAAGCGCTATCAACCAATAGTGGAAGAGATAAATTTTTTAGAGGAGGAAGTTTCTCAATTCAATGATGATGAGCTAAGAAAAGAAACTCAAAATCTTAAATCAAAGATTTCATCAGAATTAGATATTAGGAAACAAAAGGAACTATTAGAAGATTTTCTTCCTAAAGCTTTTGCAATTGTTAGAGAAGCAAGTAAGCGTGTTCTTGATATGAGACATTTTGATGTTCAGTTAATAGGCGGGATGGTTTTACATGAGTGTCAAATTGCGGAGATGAAGACTGGAGAAGGCAAAACCCTCGTTGCAACATTACCTTGCTTTTTAAATGCCCTAACTGGAAAAGGGGTTCACGTTGTTACTGTGAACGATTATTTAGCTAGAAGAGATGCTGAGTGGATGGGACAAGTTCATCGTTTTTTAGGTTTATCTGTTGGTTTGATTCAGCAAGATATGAGCCCAGTTGAGAGAAAGAAAAATTATGAATGTGATATCACTTATGCCACAAATTCAGAATTAGGATTTGATTATTTAAGGGATAATATGTCTACTGATATTAATGAAGTGGTGCAAAGAAAATTCAACTACTGTGTAATTGATGAGGTCGATTCCATACTAATTGATGAAGCTAGAACACCTCTAATTATTTCCGGTCAAGTTGAAAGACCTCAAGAAAAATATCAAAAAGCTTCCGAATTAGCTTTGGCATTAGTTAAAGCAAAAGAGTTAAGTAAAGATGGGATTGATCCTGAAGGGGATTATGAAGTTGATGAAAAGCAGAGGAGTTGCATATTGACCGATCAAGGTTTCGCTAAATGTGAAGAGTATTTGGGAGTTAATGATTTATATAATCCTAAAGATCCTTGGGCGCATTATATAACTAACGCTTTAAAAGCTAAAGAATTATTTATTAAAGATGTAAATTACATTATTAAAAATGATGAGGCTGTGATAGTAGATGAATTTACAGGTAGGGTAATGCCTGGAAGGCGTTGGAGTGATGGACAACATCAAGCAATAGAAGCAAAAGAGAGGCTAAAAATTCAGCCTGAGACGCAGACATTAGCATCCATAACTTATCAGAATTTTTTCCTTTTATATCCTGGTTTAGCAGGAATGACGGGAACTGCAAAAACTGAGGAGGTTGAATTTGAAAAAACTTATAAATTAGAATCAACAGTTATACCGACAAATCAAATCAGAAAGAGACAAGATTGGTCTGATCAAGTATTTAAGACAGAGATTGGTAAATGGAAAGCTGTTGCTAAAGAAACTGCACAAATTCATAGAGAAGGAAGACCTGTTTTGGTTGGTACAACAAGTGTTGAAAAAAGTGAATTATTAAGCTCACTTTTATCTGAAGAAAAAATCCCACATAATTTGTTAAATGCTAAGCCAGAGAACGTTGAACGTGAGGCAGAAATTGTCGCTCAGGCAGGAAGAGCAGGTGCTGTCACTATTGCGACTAATATGGCTGGAAGGGGAACAGATATAATTCTTGGTGGTAACAGTGATTACATGGCAAGGCTTAAGTTAAAAGAAATTTTAATTCCTTTGTTAGTAAAGCCTGATAACGAACATAAGCCACCAATACCTAAGCAAAGAAATTCAAAGTCCAAGGGCGGTTTTTCTACAAAAGCTGGTTCAAGTTTGAAAAAGAACATTTCACACTCTTCAACTAGTCTTTTTCCTTGCAAGCTTGATGAAGAAATTGAAAAGAAACTTTCTCTTTTATCTGATCAACTTGTTAAGAACTGGGGAGACAGACAACTCTCTGTATTGGAGCTTGATGACAGAATAGCTACAGCTGCAGAAAAAGCGCCAACTGATGATAATTTGATAAAGCTTTTAAGAGAATCTTTGTCGGATGTAAAAAAAGAATATGAACAAGTTTTGATTAATGAAGAGAAAAAAGTGAGAGAAGCTGGCGGTTTACATGTTATCGGTACTGAGAGGCATGAATCAAGAAGAGTGGATAATCAACTTAGAGGTAGAGCCGGCAGACAAGGTGATCTTGGAAGTACGAGATTCTTTTTATCTTTGGAAGATAATCTATTAAGAATTTTTGGAGGAGATAGGGTAGCAAACCTCATGAATGCATTTAGGGTTGACGAAGATATGCCAATCGAATCAGGGATGCTTACTAGATCTTTGGAAAGTGCTCAAAAGAAAGTAGAAACCTATTATTACGATATTAGAAAACAAGTTTTCGAATATGACGAGGTAATGAATAATCAAAGAAAAGCTGTATACAGTGAAAGGCTAAGAGTTTTACAGGGAATTGATTTAAAAAGGCAAGTAATTGGATATGGAGAAAGAACAATGAGCGAAATTGTAGAGGCTTATATTAATCCTGATCTTCCACCTGAAGAATGGAATATTGATCAATTAATTTCTAAAGTCAAAGAATTTATATATTTATTAGACGATCTTAAAGTGGAAGATATTAATTTACTTTCAATAGAAGAATTAAAAAACTACTTGCAAGAGCAGTTGCGAATATCTTATGACTTAAAGGAATCACAAATAGAAAAGATTCGTCCAGGATTAATGAGAGAAGCTGAAAGATTTTTCATTTTGCAACAAATCGATAATTTATGGCGAGAACATCTCCAATCCATGGATTCCTTAAGGGAATCAGTTGGATTGAGAGGTTATGGCCAAAAAGATCCCTTAATAGAATACAAAAATGAAGGATATGATATGTTCCTCGAAATGATGACTAATATGCGGAGAAATGTTATTTATTCAATGTTTATGTTTCAACCTAAAATTGATGTTAATGAAAAAAATTAA
- a CDS encoding nuclear transport factor 2 family protein has protein sequence MTKVISIEDLKGLFTKPYGTDAPTKQKWAEFYNEDVIFTDPTQETEGLDSYVKAQEKLVKRCDDVFLETHAISITGNYGFVEWTMGLKIMGKEFIYPGTTRLLFGENGLIKEHRDYFDFCGPTFGPVPILGTFIRWLYSKFVS, from the coding sequence ATGACAAAAGTAATTTCAATTGAGGATTTAAAAGGATTATTTACGAAACCTTATGGTACAGATGCACCAACAAAACAAAAATGGGCTGAATTTTATAATGAGGATGTTATTTTTACAGACCCAACGCAGGAAACAGAGGGTTTAGATTCTTATGTAAAAGCCCAAGAAAAGCTAGTTAAAAGATGTGATGATGTTTTTTTAGAAACACATGCAATATCCATAACTGGGAATTATGGATTTGTTGAATGGACAATGGGTTTAAAAATTATGGGTAAAGAATTTATTTATCCTGGTACTACACGTTTATTATTTGGTGAAAATGGATTAATAAAAGAGCATAGAGATTACTTTGATTTTTGCGGTCCAACTTTTGGACCAGTTCCTATTTTAGGAACTTTTATAAGATGGCTCTACAGTAAATTTGTATCTTAA
- the miaA gene encoding tRNA (adenosine(37)-N6)-dimethylallyltransferase MiaA, whose translation MSSNPPNILVLIGPTASGKTELAIEIADYFKTRIHNIDSRQIYKYMDIGTAKPSLNQQNKIKHYLIDIEEPIHPINVKEFQEIAQKSIEREIKKSHLPFLVGGSGLYMNAITKGFFVPNVPPQNNFRKQLEELNQKACWELLKNCDPISTKTINVNDRIRTIRALEVFYVTGKPLSSQKVQNPPDWRIIELGLDRDDLKKRILQRTKNMFLFGIIEETKYLISKYGSDLQILKTIGYREAKAVLNNQLTIDEAIELTTTKTIQFAKRQKTWFRNKNNPIWLNNKNLLKDAIIKIESFLG comes from the coding sequence ATGTCTTCTAATCCGCCTAATATATTAGTTTTAATTGGGCCCACAGCAAGTGGGAAAACAGAATTAGCTATTGAAATTGCAGACTATTTTAAAACTCGAATACATAATATTGATTCAAGACAAATTTATAAATACATGGATATTGGCACAGCCAAGCCATCTTTGAATCAACAAAACAAAATAAAGCATTATTTAATAGATATTGAAGAACCTATTCATCCAATAAATGTCAAAGAATTTCAAGAAATTGCTCAAAAATCAATAGAAAGAGAAATTAAAAAAAGTCACCTACCGTTTCTTGTTGGAGGAAGTGGTTTATATATGAACGCAATAACAAAAGGGTTTTTTGTACCTAATGTCCCTCCACAAAATAATTTTAGAAAACAATTAGAAGAACTAAATCAGAAAGCATGTTGGGAACTTTTAAAAAATTGTGATCCAATATCAACAAAAACAATTAATGTTAATGATCGTATTAGAACAATAAGAGCTTTGGAAGTTTTTTACGTAACAGGTAAACCTTTATCTTCTCAAAAAGTACAAAATCCTCCTGATTGGAGGATAATAGAGCTTGGATTAGATAGAGATGATTTAAAAAAAAGAATTTTGCAAAGGACAAAAAATATGTTTTTGTTCGGAATTATTGAAGAAACAAAATACCTTATTTCTAAATATGGATCCGATTTGCAAATATTAAAAACTATTGGTTACCGCGAAGCTAAAGCAGTATTAAATAATCAACTTACTATTGACGAGGCGATTGAGTTAACCACTACAAAAACTATACAATTTGCAAAAAGACAAAAAACATGGTTTCGTAATAAAAATAATCCTATTTGGCTTAATAACAAAAACCTTCTAAAAGATGCAATAATTAAAATAGAGTCTTTTTTAGGCTAA